The genomic stretch GAGGACGTCGGCAAGCGCGCGGGCGGCGAGCGAACCAGCCAGGCGGAGATCAACGACCGGCTCGTCGAGCTCGCCCGCGAGGGCAAGCAGGTGGTGCGGCTGAAGGGCGGCGACCCGTTCGTCTTCGGCCGCGGCGGCGAGGAGATGGAGTACCTCCGCGAGCGGGGCATCGAGGTCGAGGTCGTCCCCGGGATCAGCTCCGCGATCGCCGCGCCGGCGGTCTTCGGGATCCCGGCGACCCACCGCGAGCACGCGTCGAGCGTCTCCTTCGTCACCGGCCACGAGGACCCCACCAAGGAGGACTCGGCGATCGACTGGGGGGCGCTCGCGGCGACCGGCGGAACCATCGTCGTCCTGATGGGCGTCGGGAAGCTGCCCGACTACACCCGGGCACTGCGCGAGGCCGGGATGGACCCCGAGACGCCCGTCGCGCTGATCGAACGGGGCACCTGGCCCGAGGGGCGGGCGGTCGCTGGCACCCTCGAGACCATCGTCTCCGTGCGCGACGAGGAAGGGATCGAGCCGCCCGCGGTGACGGTGATCGGCGGGGTCGCGGGGCTCTACGCGGGTTCGGAGGGCAACGGAAGCGAAGACCCATTAGCAGGCGCTGAGGGGGAACCATGACCCAGGAGACCCGAGTCGCGGTCTTCCGACCGGACGACGAACGGCTCTCGGAGGCCGTCGAGCTGCTCGAATCGCTCGGCGCGGACCCGGTAGCCGACCCGATGCTCGCGGTCGAGCCCACCGGCGCCGGGCCGCGCGAGGACGCCGACTACACTGTCCTCACGAGCAAGACCGGGGTCGAGCTCGCCCGAGCGGAGGGGTGGGAGCCCTCGGGAACGACCTGCGCGATCGGCAATCGAACGGCGAGAGCGCTGCGGGAGGCCGGCTACGAGGTGGACCTCGTTCCTGAAGAGTTCTCCTCGACCGGGCTGGTTCGCGCCCTCGAAGGGGAGGTAGGAGGTGCGCGCGTCGAGGTCGCTCGCTCCGATCACGGCAGCCCGGTTCTCACCGACGGACTGAACGACGCCGGCGCGTACGTCCACGAGACGGTTCTCTACGAGCTGGTTCGCCCGCCCGAATCGGGCGTCTCGGCCGAGCGGGCCGCCGCCGGCGAGCTCGAGGGGGCGCTGTTCACCTCCTCGCTGACGGTCGAGCACTTCCTCGCGGCCGCCGCGGAGCGGGGCCTGCGCGAGGAGGCGGTCGCGGGCCTTTCATCGGGAATCGTCGGCGCGATCGGCGAGCCGACCCGTGTGACCGCCGAGCGCGAAGGGATCGCTGTCGACGTCGTCCCCGACGCGGCGAGCTTCGACGAGCTGGCCTGCGACGTCGTCGAGCGGGCGGCGCCGAGCCACCACGAGTGAGGCCGATCAGGGCCGGGTGAAGCGGATCTCCCGTGCGCCCGCGTCGATCGTCATGGGTGCGCCCAGCGGCAGGGGAAGGTCCGGCGCGGCGTGGCCGAAGTCCAGATCGAAGACGACCGGCAGGTCGGGCTCGTACTCGCCGACGGTCCCCGCGATGACCCGGCGCTGGCGGCTGCGGTACTTCTCGCGTTCGTTGAGCGTCGAGCCGGGAGTCTCGGGCTTGCCGACGACCAGCGCCTCGCAGGCCTCGAGGATGCCCCGTTCGCCCAGCGCCATGACGAAGCGCTCGACCATCGCGGCCTCGGGGGTCTCCCCGGAGGTCTCGACCGCGAGGACCCGCCCCTCGCAGGCCTCGCGGTCGAAGTAGGGCGTGTCGGTCAGCAGTTGGGACTCGAGCATCGCGAGACAGCCGCCGGTGACGGGCGCGGTGAGGACCTCCTCGCCGGCGTTGTGCCAGCGCCAGCCGTCATTCTCGAACCAGGTCCGGGGGGAGTTCGCCTCGAGGTCGTAGTACTCGTCGGTCCATTCCTCGGCCGGTGCGATCGGGCCGAACGGCGTCTCGAAGAGCGCGCGCTCGACCTGCTCGCGGGTGTAAGGATGCATTCGCGGGTCGGCGACGAGCGCGGGGAACAGCTGGGCGCCGTAGAAGGAGACGATCCCCAGCCCGTTGAGGAACAGATGCAGGTGAGTGTTGTCGCTCGCGCCGTAGAACCGCGTCGGGCTGTCCCGGAGGCGCTCGGGCTCGAGATGGGGGAGCATCTGGAGCTCGCGGTTGCCGCCCATCGCGGCGACGACCCCTCGAACGTCCTCGCGCTCGAAGGCGCGGTGGACGTCCTCGGCGCGTGCCTCGGGGTTGGCCCGGAGCCACTCGGTGGTTCGGGTGGCGGTATCGAACACCTCGACCTCGAGGTCGAACGAGCGGAGGCGCTCGACGCCCCGCGAGAGCGCGCCGTTCGGAGGGGCATGCGAAGGGGCGACGACGGCGACGGTGTCGCCGCGGGAGATCGGCGGCGGGTAGGCGGCGTCCATACCGGCCCCACGCGGATGGGACGCTTTTCGGTTTCGCTATGTAGCGAGCTCCCGGCCCTTGGTTCCCAGCACGAAGAGGCCGACGACCAGGAGGAAAGCGCCGATGAGGGCGCTGCCGGTGAAGTAGAGCGACGCGCCGAGCGCCGTCAGCCCGAGCGCGAACGCGACCTGAAAGCGTGGGTCGAGCAGGCTCGTGACGAAGAGGCCGACCGCCAGCGTGAGCGTGACGTAGACGCCGATCAGGCTCGGCAGCGCGGCGACGGGGCCGACCCGTCGACTCGTGAGATACGTCGAGACGAGCGCCACCGCGAGCAGTCCGATCACGAGCAGCTTCAGCAAGGTTCCGACGCTCGAATCGGAGGCCATATCCCGGCTACGGCGGAACGGAACTAAACCTCCCCGTTTCGCTCCGGAACTTTATACCCGGTGACGGGCCAATCGGTGGTAATGACCGGACCGGTCCCCGAACTCGACGCGCGCGCGGACGCCTGTGCGGAGCGGATCGCCGGGTCCGAGGCGGTGCTGCTCGCCTCCCACATCGACGCCGACGGGCTGACCAGCGCCGGGATCGCGGCGAGCGCGCTCGAACGCGCGGGGATCCCATGCGAGGCGACGTTCGCCAAGCAGCTCGACGGCGAGGAGCTCGAACGGATCGCCGCGACCGACTTCGAGACGGTGCTCTTCACGGACTTCGGCAGCGGCCAGCTCGACCTGATCGCGGACCACGAGGAGCGGGGCGCGTTCACGCCCGTGATCTGCGACCACCACCAACCCGCGGAGGCGGAGACGCAGTTCCACTGCAACCCCCTTCTGGAGGGGCTGAACGGGGCGAGCGAGCTCTCCGGGGCGGGGACGACGTACCTCCTCGCGCGCGCGTTGGGTGGCGAAGGGAACACGGACCTCGCGGCGCTGGCGGTCGTCGGCGCGGTCGGGGACATGCAGTCGAGCGACGGCGAGCTCGTCGGCGCGAACCGGGCGATCGTCGAGGAGGGCGTCGAGGCCGGCGTGCTGGAGGCCGGAACGGACCTCGCGCTCTACGGCACCCAGACCCGCCCGCTGCCCAAGCTCCTGGAGTACACGAGCGACGTCGGCAT from Halalkalicoccus tibetensis encodes the following:
- the cobA gene encoding uroporphyrinogen-III C-methyltransferase; this encodes MTGTVHLVGSGPGDPELLTVKAKRLIEEGDVVLHDKLPGPEIIDSIPEERREDVGKRAGGERTSQAEINDRLVELAREGKQVVRLKGGDPFVFGRGGEEMEYLRERGIEVEVVPGISSAIAAPAVFGIPATHREHASSVSFVTGHEDPTKEDSAIDWGALAATGGTIVVLMGVGKLPDYTRALREAGMDPETPVALIERGTWPEGRAVAGTLETIVSVRDEEGIEPPAVTVIGGVAGLYAGSEGNGSEDPLAGAEGEP
- a CDS encoding uroporphyrinogen-III synthase, yielding MTQETRVAVFRPDDERLSEAVELLESLGADPVADPMLAVEPTGAGPREDADYTVLTSKTGVELARAEGWEPSGTTCAIGNRTARALREAGYEVDLVPEEFSSTGLVRALEGEVGGARVEVARSDHGSPVLTDGLNDAGAYVHETVLYELVRPPESGVSAERAAAGELEGALFTSSLTVEHFLAAAAERGLREEAVAGLSSGIVGAIGEPTRVTAEREGIAVDVVPDAASFDELACDVVERAAPSHHE
- a CDS encoding S66 peptidase family protein, which produces MDAAYPPPISRGDTVAVVAPSHAPPNGALSRGVERLRSFDLEVEVFDTATRTTEWLRANPEARAEDVHRAFEREDVRGVVAAMGGNRELQMLPHLEPERLRDSPTRFYGASDNTHLHLFLNGLGIVSFYGAQLFPALVADPRMHPYTREQVERALFETPFGPIAPAEEWTDEYYDLEANSPRTWFENDGWRWHNAGEEVLTAPVTGGCLAMLESQLLTDTPYFDREACEGRVLAVETSGETPEAAMVERFVMALGERGILEACEALVVGKPETPGSTLNEREKYRSRQRRVIAGTVGEYEPDLPVVFDLDFGHAAPDLPLPLGAPMTIDAGAREIRFTRP